The following proteins are encoded in a genomic region of Candidatus Saccharimonadales bacterium:
- the lysS gene encoding lysine--tRNA ligase, with translation MTDQPVSKYWLDLAAEAIGQQFPTGDIVISSGISPSASYHIGHFREILTADALAWALRQAGRKVRHLHVVDNFDPLRKRYDFLPPEFENYVGQPICLIPDPIGDCHPTYAEHFFQEFIGYARTMGITEIEIIHSYEDLYKSGRMAKRIEQVLSQADQVRTIFTQTNRSLPPDWTPVQVMDENNIFSNADAKDWDQKQQTIAGVPYDAGRVKLNWRLDWPARWAELGVMVEPFSAQEHGAAGGSYDTGVEFARQIFDITPPIPGARYANIHLIGDTKKMSSSKGNLITPKEALEVMPPEILRYFVVRSRPERTLYFDPGLGLFKLIDEFSQIQSGQNQEFKEAYQFAVGVQTEQVITSVPFNHLVTAYQTTSGNKTEILAILARSGWQPSAAEGKVIDKELAYVKNWLAKYAPAEVKFEVQAKLPKVNLTEPQKAFLAKLADRIADQKQPDAQAIHDAIYEAKGELAPVEAFQTLYQVILGQDHGPRAGWFLASLEHDWLLKRLRLEA, from the coding sequence ATGACTGATCAACCCGTAAGCAAATACTGGCTCGATTTGGCGGCTGAGGCCATTGGGCAACAGTTTCCAACTGGCGACATCGTCATCTCTAGCGGGATTTCGCCGTCGGCTTCGTATCATATTGGCCACTTTCGCGAGATCCTAACGGCCGATGCTCTGGCTTGGGCGCTCAGGCAGGCTGGGCGGAAGGTGCGCCACCTCCACGTGGTTGATAACTTTGATCCATTACGCAAACGTTATGACTTTTTGCCGCCCGAATTCGAAAATTACGTTGGCCAGCCAATCTGTTTGATCCCGGATCCGATTGGTGATTGCCATCCAACTTACGCCGAGCACTTCTTCCAAGAATTCATTGGTTACGCCCGAACTATGGGGATTACTGAAATCGAAATCATTCACTCTTACGAGGATCTTTACAAATCCGGCCGCATGGCCAAACGAATCGAGCAGGTACTGTCTCAGGCCGATCAAGTCAGAACCATTTTTACTCAGACCAACCGGTCTCTGCCACCAGATTGGACGCCGGTTCAGGTTATGGATGAAAACAACATCTTCTCGAATGCCGATGCCAAAGATTGGGATCAAAAGCAGCAGACCATAGCCGGCGTGCCCTATGATGCTGGCCGGGTCAAATTGAACTGGCGTTTGGATTGGCCAGCCCGCTGGGCCGAGCTGGGCGTGATGGTCGAGCCCTTTAGTGCTCAAGAACATGGTGCGGCCGGTGGATCTTACGATACGGGGGTGGAGTTCGCTCGCCAGATCTTTGATATCACCCCGCCGATCCCAGGGGCTCGTTATGCCAATATCCACTTAATTGGCGATACCAAAAAAATGAGTTCATCCAAAGGCAATTTGATTACCCCAAAGGAGGCGCTTGAAGTCATGCCGCCGGAAATTTTGCGTTATTTTGTGGTGCGATCCAGGCCGGAGCGGACACTTTACTTTGATCCGGGCTTGGGGCTGTTCAAACTAATCGATGAGTTTTCGCAAATTCAGAGCGGTCAAAACCAAGAGTTCAAGGAAGCTTATCAATTTGCTGTGGGTGTTCAAACCGAGCAGGTGATCACCAGCGTGCCGTTCAATCACCTGGTTACGGCCTATCAAACCACCAGTGGCAACAAAACCGAAATCCTAGCCATTCTGGCACGCAGCGGCTGGCAGCCTAGTGCGGCTGAGGGCAAGGTAATCGATAAAGAATTGGCCTACGTCAAAAATTGGTTGGCCAAATATGCCCCAGCCGAAGTTAAGTTTGAGGTTCAAGCTAAGTTACCAAAAGTTAACCTGACCGAGCCTCAAAAGGCCTTTTTAGCCAAATTGGCCGACCGGATCGCAGATCAAAAACAGCCTGATGCTCAGGCCATCCACGATGCTATCTATGAAGCCAAGGGCGAACTTGCACCAGTGGAGGCTTTTCAAACCCTCTATCAAGTTATCCTCGGCCAAGACCATGGCCCCCGGGCTGGTTGGTTTCTGGCCAGCTTAGAGCACGATTGGTTACTCAAACGCTTGCGACTTGAGGCCTAA
- the serS gene encoding serine--tRNA ligase, protein MVDIKHLRAHPDDYQTSADLRGLKIDTKKLIAQDDKRLKLLAEVEAWRAELNVKGKPTPAELKKLQQTKERLEGGESELAKVRAEVEAMLADVPNLLAPDTPKGGEEANREEKRWGEAKASSSAKDHVSLAQSQGWLDFERAAKTSGNKFYFLKGPAVRLEMAVLKLVMDLLEAQNFTLISPPHLVNSRVAAGTGFLPRGEERQVYKIEDEDLYLIATAELPLTGYHADEILDPTKLPLKYAGLSPSYRREAGAYGKHSHGLYRVHQFDKLEMYIFCAPEDSHEWLKRLVAIEEEICQQLEIPYRLTRTAAGDMGAPHYQKYDLEYWSPVDNKYLELTSASNCTDFQARRLNIRTRTDEAKTTYVHTLNATAMAYSRIFIALIENHQNASGEVNIPQALRPYFGASTL, encoded by the coding sequence ATGGTTGATATCAAACATCTCAGAGCCCACCCGGACGATTATCAGACCTCAGCCGATTTGCGTGGCCTGAAGATTGATACCAAAAAGCTAATAGCCCAAGACGATAAGCGCCTAAAGTTGCTGGCTGAGGTTGAAGCCTGGCGGGCGGAGCTAAACGTTAAGGGTAAGCCGACGCCCGCTGAACTGAAAAAATTACAGCAAACCAAGGAACGATTGGAGGGCGGGGAGTCTGAGCTGGCCAAAGTTCGAGCCGAGGTAGAGGCCATGCTAGCCGACGTACCGAATTTGCTAGCACCGGATACCCCCAAGGGGGGAGAAGAAGCTAATCGCGAGGAGAAGCGTTGGGGTGAGGCCAAAGCTAGTTCGAGCGCCAAAGACCACGTCAGTCTGGCCCAAAGCCAGGGTTGGCTCGATTTTGAGCGGGCCGCCAAAACCAGCGGCAATAAGTTTTATTTCCTAAAGGGCCCAGCGGTGCGGCTGGAAATGGCTGTGCTCAAGTTGGTCATGGATCTGCTCGAAGCCCAAAACTTTACTTTGATAAGCCCACCTCATTTAGTAAATAGCCGGGTGGCGGCCGGTACCGGCTTTTTACCTAGGGGGGAAGAGCGCCAAGTTTATAAGATTGAAGACGAGGATCTTTATTTAATTGCTACTGCCGAACTGCCGCTGACGGGTTATCACGCCGATGAGATCTTGGACCCAACCAAGCTGCCGCTAAAGTACGCGGGCTTAAGCCCATCGTATCGGCGCGAGGCCGGGGCCTACGGTAAACACAGCCACGGGCTCTACCGCGTCCATCAGTTCGATAAGCTGGAGATGTATATTTTCTGTGCGCCTGAGGATAGCCATGAGTGGCTGAAGCGATTGGTGGCAATCGAAGAAGAAATTTGCCAACAGCTCGAAATCCCGTACCGCCTAACCCGGACGGCCGCCGGTGATATGGGCGCGCCGCACTATCAAAAATACGATCTGGAATATTGGAGCCCGGTTGATAATAAATATTTGGAACTAACCAGTGCTAGTAATTGTACCGACTTTCAAGCCCGGCGCTTGAACATTCGCACCCGCACAGATGAAGCCAAAACAACCTACGTTCACACCCTCAATGCCACTGCCATGGCCTACTCTCGGATCTTCATCGCCCTAATCGAAAACCATCAAAACGCCAGCGGGGAAGTTAATATCCCCCAGGCGCTGAGGCCATACTTTGGAGCTAGCACCCTATGA
- the raiA gene encoding ribosome-associated translation inhibitor RaiA — protein MIKLHITSKNYDLGDDVVAYVERKIGRLDRYLPRNSRDLSGQVILELDPSGREDNKFVCEAIIELPGPNAHAKEATLNIYAAIDIVEAKLKVQIRKYKDKHSGSRLRRSKDNLQRLFNRGREPGE, from the coding sequence ATGATTAAGCTGCACATTACCAGTAAAAACTATGATTTGGGCGACGACGTGGTGGCCTATGTTGAGCGCAAGATTGGGCGCCTTGATCGCTATTTACCCAGAAACAGCCGTGATCTAAGCGGTCAGGTGATTCTTGAATTGGACCCGAGCGGGCGCGAGGATAATAAGTTTGTTTGTGAGGCGATTATTGAACTGCCGGGCCCTAATGCCCATGCCAAGGAGGCGACCCTTAATATTTATGCCGCGATTGACATCGTTGAGGCCAAACTCAAGGTTCAAATACGAAAGTATAAAGACAAACACTCTGGGTCGCGTTTGCGCCGTTCCAAAGATAACCTGCAGCGGCTGTTCAACCGCGGACGGGAGCCTGGGGAGTAG
- the secA gene encoding preprotein translocase subunit SecA: MAAWRAMAVNLKVLNKLMGDPNAREIKRLQTKVDLINAQEAAAQKLSDKALKDRTAELKQAVQDKPQALDSFLPEAFALAREAAQRSIGQRHFDVQLMGGVVMHEGKIAEMRTGEGKTLVATLPVYLNALEGKGVHVVTVNDYLARRDAGWMGQVYHALGMSTGVIISDQGQPAGYLYDPEYDSKEHIDERLNHLRPVSRQEAYRADITYGTNNEFGFDYLRDNMVDDLGKMVQRQLHYAIVDEVDSILIDEARTPLIISAPAEDSTDKYYQFAKIARGLKAEDHYIIDEKMRAVSLTDDGIAAIERILGVDNVYEAGRIDEVHHIEQALKAEAIFKRDRDYVVREGEVIIVDEFTGRLMYGRRYSEGLHQAIEAKEGVKIQQESLTLATITFQNYFRLFTKLAGMTGTAATEAEEFGKIYALEVTSIPTHQPMVRRDLADRIYKTELGKFGAVAADVKERHQKGQPVLLGTVSIEKNELMSQILNSQGVPHKLLNAKNNEEEAQIIAEAGHKGAVTLATNIAGRGTDIVLGEGVAGLGGLHVLGTERHESRRIDNQLRGRGGRQGDPGSSQFYVSLEDDLMRIFGGERIASMMTTLGVDEHTPIENSIVSRSIESAQKKVEGHNFDIRKQLVEYDDVMNRHREVMYARRRAALENQNLRPEVERMLGEEFQAILTAHTDVRTQVIEEAKVLDVLGALMPLDQAIVDKLHKAHHSEWVGELATYAKTLYDQREAQFSPEHMRILERLTYLRILDGLWIEHLEAMDGLREGIGLRAIGQREPLVEYKREGFKLFQQLLNLLEKEMAATIFKVSITARPNHDHDHDHAEPPAPGPVETVLTKAAASAQTSTSSEPIKAKPKQRDHKTKVGRNDLCPCGSGLKYKKCGMINAPQHRG, from the coding sequence ATGGCTGCCTGGAGAGCCATGGCAGTTAACCTAAAAGTCTTAAATAAATTGATGGGCGATCCCAACGCCCGTGAAATTAAGCGTTTACAGACCAAAGTTGATCTGATAAACGCTCAAGAAGCCGCCGCCCAGAAGTTATCGGATAAAGCTCTGAAGGATCGCACAGCCGAGCTCAAGCAAGCGGTTCAGGACAAGCCTCAGGCTTTGGACAGCTTCTTGCCCGAGGCCTTTGCGCTGGCGCGCGAGGCGGCTCAGCGTTCGATCGGCCAACGCCATTTTGATGTTCAGCTGATGGGTGGGGTGGTTATGCACGAGGGTAAAATTGCCGAAATGCGCACCGGTGAAGGTAAAACCTTGGTGGCAACCTTGCCGGTTTATTTGAACGCCCTCGAGGGCAAAGGCGTGCACGTCGTGACCGTTAACGACTACCTGGCCCGCCGTGACGCCGGTTGGATGGGGCAGGTTTATCACGCTCTCGGGATGTCGACGGGTGTGATAATAAGTGATCAAGGGCAGCCGGCCGGCTACCTCTACGACCCGGAGTATGATTCCAAAGAACACATCGATGAGCGCTTAAATCACCTGCGGCCAGTTAGTCGACAGGAAGCCTACCGGGCCGATATTACTTATGGGACTAACAACGAATTTGGCTTCGACTACTTGCGCGATAATATGGTCGATGATCTAGGCAAAATGGTTCAGCGCCAGCTGCATTATGCCATCGTCGACGAGGTCGATTCGATCCTAATTGATGAGGCTAGGACACCTTTAATTATTTCGGCCCCGGCCGAGGATAGCACTGATAAATACTATCAGTTCGCCAAGATTGCGCGCGGGCTCAAGGCTGAGGATCATTACATCATCGATGAAAAGATGCGAGCGGTTAGTTTAACCGATGATGGCATTGCGGCAATCGAGCGCATCTTGGGAGTTGATAACGTTTATGAGGCTGGCCGCATCGATGAGGTTCACCACATCGAGCAAGCCTTGAAGGCCGAAGCCATCTTTAAACGAGATCGCGACTACGTGGTGCGCGAGGGTGAGGTCATCATTGTCGATGAATTCACTGGTCGCTTGATGTACGGCCGGCGTTATAGCGAGGGGCTGCATCAAGCTATTGAAGCCAAAGAGGGCGTTAAAATCCAGCAGGAATCGCTAACGCTTGCCACTATTACTTTCCAGAACTACTTTCGCTTATTCACGAAATTAGCCGGTATGACCGGTACCGCTGCCACCGAGGCCGAGGAATTCGGCAAGATCTACGCTCTCGAAGTCACCAGCATCCCGACCCACCAGCCAATGGTCCGCCGCGATCTGGCCGATCGGATTTACAAAACCGAATTGGGTAAGTTTGGGGCTGTGGCTGCTGACGTCAAAGAGCGGCATCAAAAGGGCCAACCGGTGCTACTCGGTACCGTCTCGATTGAAAAAAACGAGCTCATGAGCCAGATTTTAAACTCCCAGGGCGTACCCCACAAACTCCTTAACGCCAAAAATAATGAGGAAGAAGCCCAAATTATTGCCGAAGCCGGACACAAAGGGGCCGTGACGCTCGCCACCAATATTGCTGGTCGCGGTACCGATATTGTGCTAGGTGAAGGCGTGGCGGGTCTCGGCGGCTTGCACGTCTTAGGCACTGAGCGCCATGAATCGCGCCGTATCGATAACCAGCTGCGCGGCCGTGGTGGCCGCCAAGGCGATCCAGGCTCGAGCCAATTTTACGTTTCGCTGGAAGATGATCTGATGCGCATCTTCGGTGGCGAACGCATTGCCAGTATGATGACGACTCTGGGGGTCGATGAGCACACCCCGATCGAAAATAGCATTGTATCGCGTTCGATCGAGAGTGCTCAAAAGAAGGTCGAAGGCCACAACTTTGATATTCGCAAGCAATTAGTCGAATACGACGACGTCATGAATCGACATCGCGAGGTCATGTACGCCCGCCGTCGGGCTGCGCTGGAAAACCAAAACTTGCGCCCTGAAGTCGAACGGATGCTAGGCGAAGAGTTTCAGGCTATTCTAACGGCTCACACCGACGTTCGAACCCAAGTCATTGAAGAAGCCAAAGTCTTGGATGTGCTGGGGGCCCTGATGCCGCTCGATCAAGCCATTGTCGATAAACTACATAAGGCGCATCACTCCGAGTGGGTGGGGGAGCTCGCAACCTATGCCAAGACCCTCTACGATCAGCGCGAAGCGCAGTTTTCGCCCGAGCATATGCGGATATTGGAGCGGCTGACTTATTTACGGATTCTTGATGGGCTCTGGATTGAGCATCTGGAGGCCATGGACGGCCTGCGTGAGGGCATTGGCCTGCGCGCCATTGGTCAGCGCGAGCCACTGGTCGAATACAAGCGTGAGGGCTTTAAACTGTTTCAGCAGCTACTTAATTTATTAGAGAAGGAAATGGCTGCGACCATTTTTAAAGTTTCAATTACGGCGCGGCCCAACCACGACCACGACCATGATCACGCCGAACCACCAGCACCCGGTCCGGTCGAGACGGTTCTAACCAAAGCTGCTGCCAGCGCCCAAACCTCGACCTCAAGTGAGCCCATTAAGGCCAAACCCAAGCAACGCGACCACAAGACCAAAGTCGGCCGTAATGATCTCTGCCCCTGTGGCAGCGGGCTAAAGTACAAAAAATGTGGCATGATCAACGCCCCACAGCACCGGGGCTAA